A portion of the Thermomicrobiales bacterium genome contains these proteins:
- a CDS encoding sulfurtransferase — MSLLPGSLVSTTWLEEHLLEPNVRVVDIRGYVKTVDAGTGDGKQVSQYVGARDEYDISHVPGAVFVDWTADITDPDDPVPAQIAAPARFAAAMEAIGIGDDSDVVVVDHTGGHFATRLWWALNYYGHPAVAVLDGGMNKWLAESLPVTDEAPELPSAHFTPNANTASRYMVDDVMGAISNPGVLIVDARDPNQYSGEIYRGSRRGHIPGSVNLSAKTLFTPDGTWKSDEELREIVVQAGITGDETVVAYCNGGVTATAVLFALDRVGHPNTANYDGSWNEWGERLDLPVEP, encoded by the coding sequence ATGTCTCTTCTTCCCGGTTCCCTCGTCTCCACCACGTGGCTGGAGGAGCACCTGCTCGAGCCGAATGTGCGCGTGGTCGATATCCGCGGGTATGTGAAGACTGTCGATGCCGGAACCGGCGATGGAAAACAGGTCTCTCAGTATGTGGGAGCGCGGGACGAGTACGACATTTCCCATGTCCCCGGTGCGGTCTTTGTCGACTGGACGGCTGACATTACCGATCCCGATGATCCAGTGCCTGCCCAGATCGCCGCACCGGCACGTTTCGCGGCAGCCATGGAGGCGATTGGCATTGGCGACGACTCTGATGTGGTGGTGGTCGATCACACGGGAGGGCATTTCGCGACGCGGCTCTGGTGGGCGCTCAACTACTACGGGCATCCGGCAGTCGCGGTCCTCGATGGCGGCATGAACAAGTGGCTGGCCGAATCCCTGCCGGTGACGGACGAAGCGCCTGAGCTTCCGTCCGCGCACTTCACTCCGAACGCCAACACTGCCTCGCGGTACATGGTCGACGATGTCATGGGCGCTATCAGCAATCCAGGCGTTCTGATCGTCGATGCCCGCGATCCAAATCAGTACTCGGGCGAGATCTACCGCGGGTCGCGCCGCGGGCATATTCCCGGTTCCGTCAATTTGAGCGCCAAGACACTGTTCACGCCGGACGGCACATGGAAGTCGGACGAGGAATTGCGCGAGATCGTCGTCCAGGCCGGCATCACCGGGGATGAGACGGTTGTCGCCTATTGCAACGGTGGCGTCACAGCTACCGCAGTGCTGTTTGCGCTCGACCGCGTCGGTCACCCCAACACCGCGAACTACGACGGATCATGGAACGAATGGGGCGAACGGCTCGACCTGCCAGTCGAGCCGTAG
- a CDS encoding MDR family MFS transporter, producing MSSSTPGGSASSASAIAPPPQQFTHRQIQVILIGLMSGMLLAALDQSIVGTALPRIVSDLGGLNQLAWVVTAYLLTSTASTPLWGKISDLYGRRLIFQVTIVIFLIGSALCGLATSMPQLIIFRAIQGIGGGGLMAIAFAIIGDVIPARERGRYTGYFGAVWGFSSLAGPLLGGWITDHLSWRWIFYINLPIGVLALVITSMVLKMPVVKRDAKIDYLGAATIVGAVTSLLLYLNWAGEHFGWRDPSALAFVVVAIALTVAFLFAEQRAVEPIIPLRLFRNPIFSVGNAFGFLIGFAIFGGAIYLPLYLQTVKGMSPTESGLAMLPMVAGMFSMSIISGQLITRTGKYKIYPIIGSIILIAALFLLSTLQIDTPYWHTAIYAFMFGIGLGLAMMTIVTPVQNSVDPRDMGVATSATTFSRSLGGAIGAALFGAIMGIRLTHYLSEMPDVVSGSLPVGEVNTSDISAIHALQEPLKTEVLTAFTSAVTDVFLYAIPIIVVALIVVLFLKEIPLRTTAPILQEAKEDAVIDELAPITVH from the coding sequence ATGTCGTCTTCAACTCCCGGAGGGTCCGCCTCGAGCGCGTCGGCGATTGCCCCGCCACCACAACAGTTCACGCACCGGCAGATCCAGGTGATTCTCATTGGTCTGATGTCAGGAATGCTGTTGGCCGCGCTCGATCAAAGCATTGTCGGCACGGCACTGCCTCGCATCGTGTCGGATTTGGGCGGACTCAACCAACTCGCCTGGGTGGTGACAGCGTATCTACTCACCTCGACTGCCAGCACACCCCTGTGGGGAAAGATCTCCGACCTTTACGGACGTCGTCTGATCTTCCAGGTCACGATCGTCATTTTTCTGATCGGATCGGCGCTTTGCGGTCTGGCGACTTCGATGCCGCAACTCATCATCTTTCGCGCCATTCAGGGAATCGGCGGTGGCGGATTGATGGCGATCGCCTTCGCCATCATTGGAGACGTGATTCCCGCCCGCGAGCGGGGACGCTACACCGGGTATTTCGGCGCGGTTTGGGGATTCTCGAGTTTGGCAGGTCCGCTGCTTGGCGGGTGGATCACCGATCATCTCAGCTGGCGCTGGATCTTCTACATCAATCTGCCGATTGGCGTGCTCGCACTGGTGATCACGTCGATGGTGCTCAAAATGCCAGTTGTCAAGCGCGACGCCAAGATCGACTATCTGGGCGCGGCCACCATCGTTGGCGCGGTGACGTCGCTACTGCTCTATCTGAATTGGGCCGGTGAGCACTTCGGATGGCGGGATCCGTCCGCGCTTGCGTTCGTGGTGGTGGCGATTGCGTTGACGGTGGCCTTCCTCTTCGCGGAACAGCGGGCCGTCGAGCCGATCATTCCGTTGCGGCTCTTCCGCAACCCGATCTTCTCAGTGGGCAACGCGTTTGGCTTCCTGATCGGATTCGCCATCTTCGGTGGCGCGATCTATCTGCCGCTTTATCTGCAGACGGTCAAAGGAATGTCGCCGACCGAATCTGGACTTGCCATGTTGCCGATGGTTGCGGGAATGTTCAGCATGTCGATCATCTCTGGGCAACTGATCACACGAACCGGGAAATACAAGATCTATCCGATCATTGGCTCGATCATCCTCATCGCGGCCCTTTTCCTCCTGAGCACGCTCCAGATCGACACTCCGTATTGGCACACGGCCATCTATGCGTTCATGTTCGGGATCGGGCTCGGCCTGGCGATGATGACCATCGTGACGCCCGTGCAGAACTCGGTCGATCCGCGGGACATGGGGGTGGCGACCAGCGCCACAACCTTTAGCCGTTCGCTTGGGGGCGCGATCGGCGCGGCGCTCTTCGGTGCGATCATGGGTATTCGCCTGACGCACTATCTCTCCGAGATGCCGGACGTCGTGTCAGGATCGTTGCCGGTGGGCGAGGTCAATACCAGCGACATCTCGGCTATTCATGCCTTGCAGGAGCCGCTCAAGACCGAGGTGCTCACCGCCTTTACGAGCGCAGTGACCGACGTCTTCCTCTATGCCATTCCGATCATCGTGGTTGCGTTGATCGTGGTGCTCTTTCTCAAGGAGATCCCACTGCGCACGACCGCTCCGATCCTTCAAGAAGCCAAAGAAGATGCTGTCATCGACGAGCTTGCGCCGATTACCGTCCATTGA